In Carcharodon carcharias isolate sCarCar2 chromosome 22, sCarCar2.pri, whole genome shotgun sequence, the following are encoded in one genomic region:
- the LOC121293646 gene encoding late histone H2B.L4-like, whose translation MKVTKKMPKKRRNSRKQSCSAYVYRVLTQVHPSTRNSSEAMNVMSSFIVDIFECITSEALHLIHCDKRHTISAREVQSAVYLMLPGELAKHAVSEGTKAVTKYTNFVQVDNSNDYFKQCCQPLL comes from the coding sequence ATGAAAGTCACCAAGAAGATGCCCAAGAAGCGGAGGAACTCTCGCAAGCAGAGCTGTTCCGCTtacgtgtacagggtgctgacccaggtccacccttccaccagaAACTCATCCGAGGCCATGAATGTTATGAGTTCCTTCATTGTTGACATTTTCGAGTGCATCACCTCCGAGGCTTTGCACCTCATTCATTGTGACAAGCGCCACACCATCTCGgccagggaggtccagagcgctGTCTACCTCATGTTGCCAGGGGAATTGGCCAAACACGCCGTCTCTGAAGGCACCAAAGCAGTCACCAAGTACACCAACTTCGTTCAGGTCGACAATTCTAATGATTATTTTAAGCAATGTTGTCAGCCTCTTCTTTAA